The genomic DNA GTGCCGTTGCGGGGGATGCGTCCGGCCATGTCCAGGGCGGCGCTGTGGCCCCAGAGCATGCCTTCCAGGAGCGACGTGCTGGCCAGACGGTTGGCACCATGGACGCCGGTGCAGCTGCATTCGCCTGCGGCGTAGAGCCTGCCGAGGCTGGTTCGGCCGTGGCTGTCCACCATGATCCCGCCGCAGAAGTAGTGGGCGGCAGGAACCACCGGAACCAGATCGCGGCGCATGTCCACGCCGATCCGACGGCAGTGTTCGTAGATGGTGGGAAAGCGGGTGGTCACATCTTGCTTGATCCCTGAAACGTCCAGGTAGACGCAGTCGTCGCCGGAGTGGAGCATTTCCTCCATGATCGCTCTGGCCACGATGTCCCGCGGGGCGAGGTCGGCCCGCTGGTCATAGCCGGGCATGAACCGTTCGCCACGGGCATTGACCAGCACCGCGCCTTCGCCGCGAACAGCCTCTGACACCAGAAACCGCCGTTCGCCGCGCCGGGAGCCTCCATAGAGGGCCGTAGGGTGGAACTGCACGTATTCGCAGTTCATCAGGCGTACGCCGGCCCGGTAGGCCATGGCGATGGCCGAACCGATGGAGCCGGAGGTGTTAGTGGTATGCAGATATATCTGGCCGATGCCGCCGGTGGCAAGCAGGGTGGACTTGGCCATGATGGTCTCCACCTGGCCTGTGGCCTCGTTGAAGGCGTACGCGCCCACGCAGCGGTTGTCGAGACTGTACTTGAAGTCGAGGTGGTTGCCGTGGTGCTGGGTGGTCAGCAGATCGATGGCCGTGCGCCGCGTGAGTACCCGGATGTTGTCGCGGCGCTGTATCTCGTTGCAGAGCGCATCAATGATGTCCCGTCCGGTGTGATCGTCGCAGTAGAGGATGCGCGGCAGGGAATGGCCGCCCTCGCGGGTCAGGAACCATTCTCCGGGTTTGCGCTGGTTGAAGGGAATTTTGTATTTGTCGAGAAACAGTTCGCGCAGCACCTGCGGCCCTCGGCGGCACAGGAATCGCACGGCGCGGCCGAAGTTGTGTTCCCAGCCTGCGGTAAGGATGTCGCGTTCAAGGTTCTTGGGGTCGTCCTTGTCGCTGGTGTAGACGATGCCGCCCTGGGCCAGGGCCGTGTTGCCCTGGGTCAGGGTCTCGGCTGCAGTGATGAGGATGACATCCACGCCTTGATCGGCAAGGGTCAGGGCGGCCACGGACCCGGCTATACCCGAGCCGATGACCAGAGCGTCACAGCTCTGGCGGAGATTGGGTGCGGATTCGGCCATGGAGTTGCCCCTTCTCAGGCGCAGGCGTCGAGCATGCGTTGTAGTGCCAGCCGGGCCGGTGCCTTGATATCTTCGTCCACCTCCACGGGCGTGGAGGTTTCGATGTCTCTCAGCAAGGCGGCAAGGTTGGTGGTGGTAATTTTTGCCATATCGTCACATTGGCTCAAGGACAAGGGCTTGATGGTCTTGTCAGGGAAGCGGTCTGCCAGACGTGATACAAGGTTGATCTCGGTTCCGATGTAGATGATGGAACCGGCCGGAGCCTTGGCGACGTAGTTGATGAGGTAGGTGGTGGAACCGCTGCCGTCGGCGGCCTTGACCACCGCCGGATCGCATTCGGGATGGACCACTATCCGTGTGGCCGGGTTCTTGGTGCGTAGCTCCGCTATGGTGCGGATCGAGAACTCCTCATGGATGGGACAGTAGCCCGGCCAGACCATGAGGCGTTTGTCGGCGATGGCCGCTGGATCGATGGACAGCCGCGGGTCGCCGTCGATGACCTCTCTTGGCAGGATGACGCGGTCGCCTTCGGTGATGTTCAGCGCGTTGGCCGTGTTCATGGCAAGGTGCCGGTCGGGCAAAAAGAGCACTGCATCGCCGCGGTCCATGGCCCAGGCGAGCATGGTGGCCGCGTTGGCCGAGGTGCAGACCGAGCCGCCATGGCGGCCGACCACGCCTTTGACCGCGGCCGAAGAGTTGACGTAGGTGAGCGGGATGACCGTCCGTCCGTTTTTTTCAAGGATTTCCAGCGTGGTCTTGACGCGTTCTGCCTCGGCCATATCGGCCATGGGGCAGGTAGCTGATGCGTCGGGAATATGGATATTCTGTCCCGGGCGGCGCAGTATGGCGGCTGATTCGGCCATGAAATACACGCCGCAAAAGACGATATGCTCGGCGTCGAGGTCGCCGATACGGCGGGCAAGCTCCAGGGAGTCGCCCTGGATGTCGGTCAGGGCAATGACCGCGTCGGACTGGTAGTGATGGCCGAGGATGGCGAGACGACTCCCCATGGTTTGCTTGATGGCGAGGATGTCTCGAACGGAGTTTTCCACAATGTTCCTCTTTAGCTTAAGGGCACGAACTGCATACTGAAATCCGACGATGGAGCCGAATGGGTCAGTCTGCCGACCGAGATGTAGTCCGGCCCGAGTTCAGCCAGCTCACGGATGTTTTCCAGGGTCACGTTGCCGCTTAATTCCGTCTCGATGGTCTCGGGGATGATGCCCAGGGCGGTTTTAATGGTTTCAGTGTCCATGTTGTCCAGCATGATGCGCTGGATTTCGCACTGGCAGGCTTCTTCTACTTCCTCGATGGTCCGGCATTCCACCTCAATGGGAGGGCAGGGGGAATGAGCTTGCAGCAGGGCGTCCACCGCCCGAGTAATGCTCCCGGCCCTGTCTATGTGGTTGTCTTTGAGCATGAGCATATCCGCGAGGGTTAGGCGGTGGTTATTTCCGCCGCCTGCGAGCACGGCGTATTTTTCAGGAAAGCGCAGCCCTGGCAGTGTCTTGCGGGTATCAAGGAGTTGGGTTTTGGTTCCCTTGAGGGCGTCGGCGTATCTGGCCGTGAGGGTCGCGATGCCTGAGAGGTGGCACAGAAAATTCATGATCACGCGCTCGGCCTTGAGCAGTTGCACGGCCGGGCCGCGCATGGCTGCCACCAGGGCTCCGTCCGAGACACGCTCGCCGTCGTCCACGTTGAGGTGTACCTGGCACTGATCGCCGCCGAATTCAAGGACCATGGGGATGATGGGCAGTCCGGCCACCACGGTGTCCTGTTTGGCAACGATCATGGCCTGGGCCATGTCGTTTTCGGTGAAGAGGCCAAGCGAGGTGAGATCAGAGCCGTCTTCCGCCAGGGCGATGCGGATGGTGGCCAGGAGGAACATCCTGGCTTCTGCCTGAAAGAATTCGTCAAAAAGGGCGGTGGGCATGATTCGTGTCCGGTTTCCCTGGGTGCGGGTTGTTCAAGGGGTGTGAAACGCAAGTAAGGCACGGTCGATGTTTCGTCAAGGCCGAGGTATCTGATGAAAGAATTCACAAAGATATAACCCAACTATTTCCCGAACACTTTGACCTGAACCGGGAATTGGGCTAGAAAACCACCCCATGAACAGCGAAGAGGACATCCGCCACCGCGAGGACGCGGATCCGACCGAAAGCATGGTCGAGATCGAGGTCCAGCATCCGGCCGACGCTGCCGAAACCATTGAGGGTCTCGACATCGTCGAGCAGGTGAAATTCATCAAGCAGCTTCCCATACGGGACGCTGCCGAGTCCATTGCGGAGATGGACGAATACGATCAGGTCGAGCTGTTCAAAAATCTCAATCGGGGGCTTGGCGCACGCATCGTCGAGCAGATGTCGCCTGACGACGCTACCGCCCTGCTCAAGGGCTTGGACGAGGAATTGCGTCTCGCCTTGCTTAGCCGTGTGCCGGCGGAGGATAGGGCGGAGCTGAAAACCCTGCTCACCTTTGATCCTGATACTGCCGGCGGCGTCATGAACACCGAGGTGGTGATTCTCGATCAGGAGCTCAACGTGGATCAGGCCATCGCCAAGATCCGCGACGAGGTTGAGGACAAGGAAATCCCGTACTATGCCTACCTTACGGACCAGAAGGACAGGCTGGTGGGCGTGGTCTCCCTGCGCGACATTCTCCTGGCAAGGCGCGGGGCCGTGCTGAAGGATCTGGTCAAGACACAGAGTCTGATCACTGCCGGGTACAACATGGACAAGGAAGAGGTGGCCCACCTCATCGCCCGCTACAACCTGCTGGCCGTTCCGGTGGTCGATTTCGGCGACAGGCTGCTCGGCGTGGTCACGGTCGACGATGTCATCGATATCATCCACGAAGAGGCCAGCGAGGACATGCAGGCCATGGTCGGCGCAGGGCCGGACGAGACCACGGATTCCCCCTGGCTCTATTCCGTACGTATGCGTCTGCCTTGGTTGATCATCAACGTGCTTTTCTCCTCGGTCTCGGCCTGGGTCGTGCATCTTTTCGAGGGCAACATCGCCGAGATGGCGGTGCTGGCCGTGCTCATGCCCCTGGTGGCCAATCAGGCGGGAAACACCGGACAGCAGGCCCTGGCCGTGATGATCCGACAGATGGCCATGGAACGTTTCGACCGCAAGCGCGCATGGCTGGCAGTGCTGCGCGAGTTGCGCATCGGCTTTCTCAACGGCACCATCATTTCGGTGCTGGTCTTTGCCGTGGCCTATGCCATTACTGGCAAGGCGGACCTTGCCTCGGTTCTGGGGCTGGCCCTGGGGGTGGATATGCTCCTGGGTGCCGTCGCCGGGGCGTCCATTCCGCTGATTCTCAAGGAGATGGGGCGTGACCCGGCTCAGGCTTCGAGCATCTTCCTGACCACCATCACGGATTCCATGGGCTTTTTCATTCTGCTCGGTCTGGCTGGCATTTTTCTGCTGGCGTGACGAACTGATGCCTGGACGAGAAAGGGGCCGCCCGGACGAATCCGGGCGGCCCTTGTTGCTGGCTTGCGGCCAAGTGCTCAGTCAAGGCCCAGGGAAGCGAGCAGATCGTCCACATCGCCCTGTCTGGCCCCTTCGCTCGGGCCCTGAAGTTTCGATGTGGCCTGGCTCTTGGCGTCCTCGGACAGGGAGTCTATGTCCTTGTCCGGCTCCTGTTCGCGCTGGCGGATCATCAGGCCCGTGGAGAGCATGACCTCGCGCACGATCTTTTCCACCTCGCGGATGGAGTTGATGATGATCTTGATGCGTTGGCCCGTGAGGTCCTGGAAGCTCAAGGTGACCATGATGGTGGAGAGGTCGTTGCCAAGGGTTTCATTGATCTCCTTGAGCCGGACTCGGTCTTGTTTGGTCACGCCGCCGGATTCGAATCCCTTGACGATTCGGGCCACCGTGGTCTGCATGTCCTGAAGCTTCTCGACGATGTCGATGATGTCCACGGCCGCCTTTTCGGTGGTCCTGAGCACGGCGTCCAACTGGTCCGAAGTCTCGCTGAACAACTCTTCGGGGTTGAAGTCGGCCTCAATGCTGGTGATTGTTTTGCCGCCCCGGGCCGCCTTGACTTCGTGATAGATTTTCTTGAGACCTTCCTGAAGATCCTCGTTGATTCTGCGGTAGAATTCGCCTTCGAGCAGGGATTTCGAGAGGCTTTTGGCGATCTCTTTCTCGACTGCCACGGAGATGGTGTCCTTGAGGCTGACCACAAGCTGGTCCGAGACCTTTTCCATCAGTTCCCTGACGAGCTCTTCGTTGCCGGTCATTGTTTCTCCCGCGTTTACATTTTGGATTTTCGGATATGCTCGCGCTGTTGTTGGAAGACGAATTGCACGATGGTTTCCATGCTTGAACCCATGGTGTCGATAAATTCGAAGCGATAGAGGCCGGTTTCCTCGTCCAAACCCCGGACGCGGCCTTTGCTGCCCGCCATGCGCAGAGGCACCTGACCGAGAATCAAGACCACTTCAAGGGGGGTTTTCATGGCAAAGGAGGTGGGGGAGCGGAACTTGATTCCCGCAGCGGATAACTCGAGAATCTCAAGGTCAAGGGGAAAGTCGTCACGCAGGCTTTTCTGGCTGAGGACGCCGAGAATCCTGTCGAGCTTGCGGTTCATCTCAAGGAGAAAGTTCGTGAGCTCCTCCGGCAGCTTGCCTCCACGAAAAATGCTGTCGGGGCTGGCCGCGTCGCCTGCGCCGTCGGCAGTGAACATGGGCGGGGAACCGATGTCCTTCATGATCCGGGCGTATCCCTTGAGGCGTACCGGAACTCGCGAGA from Pseudodesulfovibrio alkaliphilus includes the following:
- the nadB gene encoding L-aspartate oxidase — protein: MAESAPNLRQSCDALVIGSGIAGSVAALTLADQGVDVILITAAETLTQGNTALAQGGIVYTSDKDDPKNLERDILTAGWEHNFGRAVRFLCRRGPQVLRELFLDKYKIPFNQRKPGEWFLTREGGHSLPRILYCDDHTGRDIIDALCNEIQRRDNIRVLTRRTAIDLLTTQHHGNHLDFKYSLDNRCVGAYAFNEATGQVETIMAKSTLLATGGIGQIYLHTTNTSGSIGSAIAMAYRAGVRLMNCEYVQFHPTALYGGSRRGERRFLVSEAVRGEGAVLVNARGERFMPGYDQRADLAPRDIVARAIMEEMLHSGDDCVYLDVSGIKQDVTTRFPTIYEHCRRIGVDMRRDLVPVVPAAHYFCGGIMVDSHGRTSLGRLYAAGECSCTGVHGANRLASTSLLEGMLWGHSAALDMAGRIPRNGTASRKLAESIPDWVSHACMQNEDPALIAQDWANIRNTMWNYVGISRTERRLMRAFSDLRKLTKDLQDFYHETVLSKSLIDLFHGSQTAYIVTQAALRNRRTKGCHFRAD
- the nadA gene encoding quinolinate synthase NadA; its protein translation is MENSVRDILAIKQTMGSRLAILGHHYQSDAVIALTDIQGDSLELARRIGDLDAEHIVFCGVYFMAESAAILRRPGQNIHIPDASATCPMADMAEAERVKTTLEILEKNGRTVIPLTYVNSSAAVKGVVGRHGGSVCTSANAATMLAWAMDRGDAVLFLPDRHLAMNTANALNITEGDRVILPREVIDGDPRLSIDPAAIADKRLMVWPGYCPIHEEFSIRTIAELRTKNPATRIVVHPECDPAVVKAADGSGSTTYLINYVAKAPAGSIIYIGTEINLVSRLADRFPDKTIKPLSLSQCDDMAKITTTNLAALLRDIETSTPVEVDEDIKAPARLALQRMLDACA
- the nadC gene encoding carboxylating nicotinate-nucleotide diphosphorylase; protein product: MPTALFDEFFQAEARMFLLATIRIALAEDGSDLTSLGLFTENDMAQAMIVAKQDTVVAGLPIIPMVLEFGGDQCQVHLNVDDGERVSDGALVAAMRGPAVQLLKAERVIMNFLCHLSGIATLTARYADALKGTKTQLLDTRKTLPGLRFPEKYAVLAGGGNNHRLTLADMLMLKDNHIDRAGSITRAVDALLQAHSPCPPIEVECRTIEEVEEACQCEIQRIMLDNMDTETIKTALGIIPETIETELSGNVTLENIRELAELGPDYISVGRLTHSAPSSDFSMQFVPLS
- the mgtE gene encoding magnesium transporter, giving the protein MNSEEDIRHREDADPTESMVEIEVQHPADAAETIEGLDIVEQVKFIKQLPIRDAAESIAEMDEYDQVELFKNLNRGLGARIVEQMSPDDATALLKGLDEELRLALLSRVPAEDRAELKTLLTFDPDTAGGVMNTEVVILDQELNVDQAIAKIRDEVEDKEIPYYAYLTDQKDRLVGVVSLRDILLARRGAVLKDLVKTQSLITAGYNMDKEEVAHLIARYNLLAVPVVDFGDRLLGVVTVDDVIDIIHEEASEDMQAMVGAGPDETTDSPWLYSVRMRLPWLIINVLFSSVSAWVVHLFEGNIAEMAVLAVLMPLVANQAGNTGQQALAVMIRQMAMERFDRKRAWLAVLRELRIGFLNGTIISVLVFAVAYAITGKADLASVLGLALGVDMLLGAVAGASIPLILKEMGRDPAQASSIFLTTITDSMGFFILLGLAGIFLLA
- a CDS encoding protein phosphatase CheZ, which gives rise to MTGNEELVRELMEKVSDQLVVSLKDTISVAVEKEIAKSLSKSLLEGEFYRRINEDLQEGLKKIYHEVKAARGGKTITSIEADFNPEELFSETSDQLDAVLRTTEKAAVDIIDIVEKLQDMQTTVARIVKGFESGGVTKQDRVRLKEINETLGNDLSTIMVTLSFQDLTGQRIKIIINSIREVEKIVREVMLSTGLMIRQREQEPDKDIDSLSEDAKSQATSKLQGPSEGARQGDVDDLLASLGLD
- a CDS encoding PilZ domain-containing protein; protein product: MSDDKRTFSRVPVRLKGYARIMKDIGSPPMFTADGAGDAASPDSIFRGGKLPEELTNFLLEMNRKLDRILGVLSQKSLRDDFPLDLEILELSAAGIKFRSPTSFAMKTPLEVVLILGQVPLRMAGSKGRVRGLDEETGLYRFEFIDTMGSSMETIVQFVFQQQREHIRKSKM